One Hevea brasiliensis isolate MT/VB/25A 57/8 chromosome 6, ASM3005281v1, whole genome shotgun sequence genomic window, CTATCAAACCCAAAATTCTGTTGCTTGTGGGTGCTTGATGATGGCCTCGGGCTAGCCTTCATCTCAGAATGTGGCCTTGGTGGTGTAAGTTGAAAATTCTTTATGGCTGGGCTTTCAGGAGGCCTTGGCGATGTAAGACGAAAATTCTTCACGGCTTGGCTTTCAGGAGGATTTGTTGGAGGTATTTGACGTTCTAACCAGTTCCACCACCATGGGAACCCATTGGATCGAATGTCCGTTAGAGCTGATTGAGCAGATTTTGGAGTTGATTTCCATAACTGCAagcaaagagaaaagaaaatgttATAATGTACCCCTTTATCCTAAGAGCCAAAAGCATGAAAAATGCAGGATGAAGCATATATCATTCAAACCCTTTAAACTACAGACTATGAAATCCAGTACACACATCAGCAATTGAAGAATTATACTGCAGATAGATTTGCTAAGATGGCAGGccaaaagaattgaggaatctaTAACTTGGCTGTAATGTTACTGGGTATAACGTGTAGAAGCATTCAAATTTTGATTCTGTTTATGATTCTTCAGACAAGGAAGAAATAATAGGCTTTTATAACATAACAGCTACAATGTTTCTTGAAAATCCAGGCTATAAGCCAACTCCAAGAACATTGCACGTGTTGCATAGAGTTGTGTTCTGATCTTGCAGATCATATGTAATGAGCAAGTCTATCCCCAGCTCACTGACTATGGACATGAAGTTTCTAATAGCATCTGTCCTTTCCAAAAGTTGCTAGAGGGTGCTTTTAAGTATGttaaaattactttattaatCTATCATGGCACCCTTTCTATCACCATCAGAAAATTTCAAATTACCAATAGAGAATATTTTCTACAcatgaaaaattgaaaaatcatAAGGATGtgagagaaaaacaaaaaattataaattaatatttggtATAGATACCTGGTGGGAATATGCATATGCCATTGCTCTTTCTCTCTTGATAACTGCATCCACCTTTCTCTGCAACCTTGCctcaatttcctcttttgctagcAAGCTGTCATCCCAATCCTCATCACCTGCCTCAGACTATAACAATGGCCCCAATCATGATTGCTACTTTTCATAATAGAAATATGGAAAGACAATTAAATAACAGACATGGCAATAAAGATTATGCTTTCTTGATTTAGACAACAACAATCAGTGGATCTGCTTTGGTACAATTCTTAACTATCATGCCACAAATGGGTCTTGGGTTGAAAGCAACTTGATGCTTTCATTTTTATCAAGCAGCTAATGATTCCAGCAGACATATATAATTCTCAAGTCTCAACGTGTGATAAAAGTCCACTGACCTAAATAAATACCAGAGAGAACACCCTTTTTTTAGCACTGAAACTCCAGCCACCAATTGCAATAACCTGTAATTGTGTCTCTGGCAATTCAGCTAGCCCCAACAAGTGACCACAGTGTAAACATTTCATAATCAACAAATGGACACCTAGTGGTGATACAGACAAGGTGTGGAGACCTCAAACAACGCCTATGAAATGGAAAGCCAAACAATAACTCTGCAGGTATGACTTTAATTTTTGGAATCCAGACCAAATCAAACTGCTGACCACAATGATTGAAACTCACAAGATGAACAAGTAATGGACCAAATAACATATTACAGTTCCAAAGATTTTTAGCTGCTTAACAGATAGAAACACAGTCACGAATCACACAATGGACTTACAGCCATGCTCCATTTGCCCAAGGTACTCTCCACTTCTTTATCATTCCTATATTGACCTTGACACCGTGCTTGGTTTTCTAACATCTGGATCCTCCGTGACTGAATCTGAGATTGGACCCGGACCAAGAGCTGCATGTATTTCATCGCATTCATCGTCTGCCGCTTCACACTCTGTCCTCTTACCACTCCTTGAAGCCTCACCAGGCCCTTCAGAGCTCTAAAGCTCCTTCTTGCCTGCATGACAGGAACAATGTAATGCCAGTTACTAATAGTCCACCATCACTGCAGTATCCCATAAGTTTATTACTTGAGCAAATGGACCAGCAGAATTTTAAATTGCAGGATTCACTGTAAAATCTGAATTTTAGTAGGTGCAGCTGCAGACACAATTGGTTATTACATCAACTCCCTTTCAAACTCCCAAAAATGTGCAATTTCATAATAGGAAATATATTGCTAGTAGATGCAATGCTTCTTTTATTGAATTTTGTCTTGATAATAAGGGAAGAGAAACTCACAATATAGCCTCTATAGGCTGCTTGGATCTTGGTGGCTGAAGCATGGTGGTTCCTCAGAGTTGGTTCTGGTCTGTAGTATGTCTCCTTATGACGAAGAACATTCTTTGGAGAAGCTGCCCTGGGGGAACGAACCCTTGGAGATGCAGCTCTAGGGGAAGAAACTCTAGGAGAAGCAGCTCTTGGGGAGGTAACTCTTTGAGAAGGAACCCTTACAGAAGCAACTCTGGGAGGTGCAAAAGGTGGTGTTTTTGGTTGCTCAGGAGATGTGGGAGGCCTGAAAATTAATTTATGCTCTCTTTCGGCCTCACCCAAAATTTTCTCAACACTACTGGGTTCTCTAAACAGTGGAATGAAGGTATTTGTATCAGCATGCCTTAATTTTCCTAggcccttcttcttttcttttgtgCTTTTCCTATCTGATTCCTGAAATGTGGTTTGTGATGGTAAAGattaaagaaaacaaaataaaggAAGTATCCAAAATGCTAAACATAGAGTGCTATAAATAAAAGAATCTATTGGCCATGTATGAAAGTCAGGCAACCTAATACATGTTCTGCTTCCTTAATTAAACATATCGTTCATCTTCAAAAATATATCATAATTCATACTTATCAACCATGTCTCACAATCTTTTCAAAGGTCATGCATGTGAATCAAGCGCTTCTAATTTGTAGCAATAACCACTGCTCTTTCAGAATAAAACAAATAGGCATCAAGCATGAGATATTATGAAATTACAGTCACTTCTCTAAGCATGAGCACTCACAACTTCAAAACTATTTGCTTTGTGATTTCCAAAAGAACAATGAAAATATATTCTGGAAAGAAACCAAAATTATTTTCGAGGTTTTATAAACTAATTTCTCCTAACTTTCCCTTGAGTTGAATCCAAATTACCAGAAGTAAGATATCCACTTACATTGGCTAGCTTGTCCTTGGAGTTGGGTAGAAAGACCTTCTTGATTGTAGaaaaccagctccctctcttcCCCATGTTCCTAGCATTACTGTCTCCACCTGGATGGGCAAACAAGCTTTGTAATTAACTATCTGCAGGTCCAAAAATAAAGCCATGCTTATCTGTACGTGCATATGGGTTATAAATGTATGTGGATATCTATATTCAGAGTTAAAATCTTGACAGATGACAAAACATTTTTTTACCAATGAAAAAAAATACTGGTGGAATCGCTCTGATGTGACAATTCATATACTTTACCATGTTATTTTCTACACCCCATTAAGGGACTGCACAGGGTGAAAATCACAGGGTGCAGACACTACCAGATGAATACATCATTGATAATTCTTATCTTTTCAACTCAGTGTCTCAAAGCTAATAAGCGATCTACAAACTCTACTTGAAGTGTAACATAGAAGAAAGAACTAGATTTGAAGACGCAAATAACAAAATAAGCACAAGAATTTTAGGGAAAAAAGGGTTGGGAACAAGATTCCCAGTAGAATTTTGTTAAAGAATATACATTCAGAGGATAGGATAAGATAAGGAGAAAAACAGAGGAATCTTCAAACTGTATTAAGATATTTGAGTCATAGAAGAAAGAAAGCCTCCATCTTTACACATCACAACCAAAATTGAgggtgaaaaattagagaaaaagagTATATCAACAGAAACACATAAAAGCTAGAACGTACTGCCTAAGCAAAACAGTttcttgttatatatatatacatatatatattaaaaattaggaAGTAAATTCTTGTCAAGCTTGATATCCTTCTCTTGTACAAGTTTAAGCTAAACAGAGAGAAGAGAACAATTTAAGTATAATACCACACAAAGAACAtgggaaaagagagagagagagagagagagagagatgatggGGCTATGAGGGGTTTGCAGTTCTCTTCCGGATGCTAAATCACAAGTAGAATTAACCAAGAGAAATAGTTCTTTAATGGGATTAGGAGACAATTATAACTCATCAAGAACACAAATATCTGACAGTTGACAGGCAAATGTATCCAAAGACAGAAGGAATTTAATAGGAAAATCACCTAAAAACTACTGGGTCACAAACAGTACCAAGACCTCTAAAAAAGAGAAAATTCACCTTTTAAATAATTCCACTTCCTTTAACAAAAAACAACAAAAAGATCACATGATCCACAACAAATATACCCTAATTAACACATACCCAGAAAAAATCTTTACAAGAAGAGAAAGGAACCAAAAAAAAACTGAGAATAATAAGAACTATACCTTATTTAAGACCCAGTTTTTGCAAAGAAACCAAAATTAAGCAAAAGGAAGGAAAGAGCAGGAGGGGGATCAGCAGCAGCCAGAGAAGACTCTGTCTTTATCCTCCCTCTCCTTTCCTATAGAACATGCTGTCTGTTTTTTTCTTTT contains:
- the LOC110670146 gene encoding protein IQ-DOMAIN 14, whose protein sequence is MGKRGSWFSTIKKVFLPNSKDKLANESDRKSTKEKKKGLGKLRHADTNTFIPLFREPSSVEKILGEAEREHKLIFRPPTSPEQPKTPPFAPPRVASVRVPSQRVTSPRAASPRVSSPRAASPRVRSPRAASPKNVLRHKETYYRPEPTLRNHHASATKIQAAYRGYIARRSFRALKGLVRLQGVVRGQSVKRQTMNAMKYMQLLVRVQSQIQSRRIQMLENQARCQGQYRNDKEVESTLGKWSMASEAGDEDWDDSLLAKEEIEARLQRKVDAVIKRERAMAYAYSHQLWKSTPKSAQSALTDIRSNGFPWWWNWLERQIPPTNPPESQAVKNFRLTSPRPPESPAIKNFQLTPPRPHSEMKASPRPSSSTHKQQNFGFDSMDTPTPRSSKSVAFVSTRQARTPVHRTPQANTSGLSKYSRARTSGAESPFDLPLKDDDSLTSCPPFLVPNYMVPTVSAKAKARANSNPKERFPGTPSSEKRRLSFPLTQGIGSFKWNKGSLFSNKDSSSQRVLDKHESLNLSVDSTVSMPATVGRKPFNRFV